GTACCGATCATCGTAACTGACTTGAACAGGGACGGAATGAATGACTTGATCCTAGGCAATGGACATAACTATGGACTTTTTTGGATGGAGCAAAAGCGGGATGCAGAAGGGAAAATCACTTTTGCCAAGCACGACATCGATCCCTACCACGCCCAATACCACGTGATGGAATGGATCGATCTGGACGGAGATGGACAAAACGAACTGATCACCGGCAAGCGCTACCGGGCACACAACGGCAAAGACCCGGGCGAACTGGATAACATAGGCCTTTACTATTTCAAATGGGATGGCAAGAATTTCGTCAAAAATGTGATTAGCTACGGGCCATTTGGTGAGGGAAAAGGCACCGGGCTCTACTTTTCCACCGGAGACCTAAATCGTGACGGAAAGATCGACATCGCCGTGGCAGGAAAAGACGGTTTGGCAGTGTTTTTTCAGAAATGAGATTACTTCAAATATTGATTTAAAACCAAAACCTAAATAACCACCCTAGGCTAGAATGAAAGGAGTTATTTTCTACTACTAACTTAAACTTCCTGCTTATGGCAAAAATCTTTATCACCGGTTCATCTGATGGCTTAGGCAAATTGGCCGCTGAGAAATTGATTGCAACAGGCCATCAAGTTGTCCTTCATGCACGAAATTCAGAGCGGGCAGATTTGCTAAAAAGTCAATTTACTAGCTCCTACCCTATTCTAATCGCCGACTTATCTAATCTGGAGGAAACAAAAAAACTCGCCCTTGAAGCAAATGACCTTGGTAGGTTTGATGCTGTCACCCACAATGCCGGAGTCCTCCATGCAGATTCCAAAACTATTTTCCAGGTCAATGTACTTGCTCCTTTTGTATTGACAGCCTTGATGGAAAAACCCGATCGACTGATCTACCTAAGCTCAAGCATGCATTTTGGAGGAAAGGAGTTTTCCGATATTGGCCAAGTAGAAAAAACCACCTATTCCGACTCCAAATTGATGATTACGGCGCTAACGGCTGCATTTGCCCGACTTTTCCCAGAAATAAAATGCAATTCCGTGGACCCAGGATGGGTTCCTACCAAAATGGGTGGCAAAAACGCACCCGATGACTTGCAAAAAGGCGTAGAAACTCAGATTTGGCTGGCAACAAGCGAAGAAAAGGAAGCTAAGGTTTCCGGAAAGTATTTCCGGCATCAGCAGGTAAAAAGTCCACATCCAGCGGTTGAAGATACAGCCTACCAAACTTGGCTAATCCGGTGGTGTGAAGAATTATCTGGAGTTAGCCTTATTTAAAACCATTTTGACTCGTGATTTGGGTCAAAATAAAAATGAATAGTTCCTAAACCCATCTTTTCATTTCAATCAAATGACCTCTTTGCAAAGGAATAAAAGATTTCACTCCACTTCTCTAGACCCTTTGAAAACCTTAATTTTTTAAAAATATTTTTTTTCAATACTTATTTATTGTTTATCAATAAATTTTTACTGACTTTTGAAAAGTCAATTTCAACACTATGAAAACTCTAACAGAACAATGGAAAGAAAAATGGGTCAATCAGCCTTCGCTGATGCTCATTACTGTGGTCATTTGGTCCATCTTTATCGGACTATGCATTCAGGCAGGGGCCCTGCTTTTCACCTTTATCTACAGCTGGTTTAATCCAATCGTAGCTCAAAATCTATTTGACGGATTGAATCTCTATTCCCTGAAAGAAGCCAATCCTTGGTATTATGGAGGGGTAATTTCGATGGTGCTGTTTATCATCGGCTTGAAAGCCTATCTTTTTTACCAGATCATCAGGATATTTCTCAAAATCAATCTGGTTCATCCATTCAGCCAAGAGGTTTCCAAGCTGATTTCTACAGTCAGCTACACCGCATTTCAGATTGGAATCGGTATTATTTTCGCCTCAGCCTGCTTCAAATGGCTGGCAAAAAAGGGATACGAACTCGATCAAGTCTATTCATTGATGGGCGGAGCCTATGAATTCCTCCTGATGGCAGCAATCCTGGTGGCGGTCAGTCAGATCTTCAAGCGGGGAGTGGAAATTCAGGAAGAAAGTGAATTGACTGTGTAACCTGCTACCAACATGTCGCCAAAAACCGACCTCGTCATCAAGTTCCTCCATGTCATCTCATGGATCATTTTCATAGCCCTCTGCTATCAAACAGGAGCCTTGATCTTTAACTATGCCTTTATGCAATTCCGGGTTTTCCCACCGGAAAATCAATACCTGATTTTGGATCTCACGGAACTCTTTACCCAAAATGAACTCTATTTTGGGATCCTATTTGGTTTGGCGATTGGAGTAAATGGATTGAAGGCGTACACCTTTTATCTGATCACCCTGATTTTCCAATACCTAAATCTGCACAAGCCCTTTAGTCAGGAAATATCTCGTCTGATCTCCAAGATCAGCTACTACATCTTTGCTGCGGGCATCCTTGGAGCGATCGCTCAGGGAGTTTCCGATGAACTGGCCAAACAGGGCTTTCCGGTCACAAATGCCAATCAACAATGGAACGATTATTCAGCCTTCCTGATGATGGCTGCGGTTGTTTTCGTGATTGCCCAGATTTTCAAAAAAGGACTGGAATTGCAGTCCGAAAACGACCTAACCATCTAAGCTATGCCCATAATTGTCAATCTGGATGTCATGATGGCTAGGCGGAAAATGTCCCTTAACGAACTTTCTGAAAAAGTCGATCTCACACTTTCGAATCTATCCATCCTCAAAACTGGAAAGGCCAAAGCAATCCGATTCAGTACGTTAGAAGCCATCTGTAAAGTTTTAGATTGCCAACCCGGGGATATTTTGGAGTTTCGGGAGGAATAAGAAAAACTAGCAAGTATCTGGTATCAAGTATAAAGATTATAGAAAAGAAATGAGAGACCAAAAGCTAGACTCAAACCGATCGAATTTCAATTGATGAACAAATAGAACCCTGAACACCGAACCTTTAAACCTATAACCCCATGAACCCACAAGTCGACCGATTCCTTCTCGAAGGCTGTATGCGATGCCCAAAAGGTGCCACGCCCGCCTGTAAAGTCCATCGATGGACAGCAATTCTCGAGAAATTGAGGCAATTTTTACTGGAAACCGATCTGGTAGAAGATCGTAAATGGGGCATGCCAACCTACACCCTCAATGGAAAAAATGTAATCATGCTGGGTGTATTCAATGAATCTTGTGTGCTCAGCTTTCTGAAAGGTATTTTAATTGAAGATCCAGAGGGATTATTAGAGTTTCCTGGTCCAAGCTCGCAACAAGCCAAAGTCCTTCGATTTACAGGCATAGAACAAGTCGATCCATGGGAAAAATCGATTCAGAACTTTATTCAGCAGGCAATAGACATTGAGAAAAAAGGAAAGAAAGTAGATACTCCGAGACAAACTGGATTGGAAATTCCGGAAGAATTAACTCAAAAATTCGAAGAGCAGGAAGGATTGGAAAAGGCCTTTTTCGCCTTAACTCCTGGCAGACAACGAGGATACTTACTCCACTTTACAGGTGCCAAACAATCAGCCACTAGACTTAGTCGTATTGAAAAATTGATTCCTAAGATTCTGGAAGGGAAAGGAATGCTAGACTAAGATTTCTCGATTGCTGATTAGTTTTCAGGCCTTGCCCGTAGGTTTTCGATGGCTTTCCTATTTTCTTTGGCGCCCGAAAACACACTAAACTATTACATTCTAATGTCTCTGCTAGATAAAATACAAAACCACCCAGAAACCATTTCATTTCAAGAGGTTATTGCGCACATAGACGCTGAGTACGACTTTACTCCAACTCGATTTACGAATGGAAATACTGTTAACGAGGCTGGACAAAATAACGGGAGTTGCAAAATATTCTCCTTTGCCCAACTTCAAGGCCTGAATCCATCTCAGACACTAGCACTTTTTGGTGATTATTATCGAGTGGATGTCTTACAAAATCCAGAGGGAACAGATCACCAAAACATTCGAAATTTCATGGAATTCGGCTGGGATGGAATTCAATTCGATGGCCAAGCGCTCCGCTCCAAAAATCAATAAGGGAACAATGATTTTGTGATCATGCCTGAAGATCATTTCTTCAGGCTTCTTCTAAAAAATTCGCCCTACACAATTTTACTTATTCGATCTGAAGCCTAAAGACCGAGATAAAGTTTTGTTTTTTTGTCTTAAAAAATAGGTAACATCATTTTTTACCTAATTCGGCTCTTTTTTCCCTTTCCAATAAAAAAACGGATAATTGAAAAAACTCAACTTTTTTTTGGATAAATTCCAAAACGCTTACAAAATGCATGTATTACTATTGGCTTAAAATTCGAATTATTATCTCCTCAAATTCAAATTTTTAACTCTTTTTTTTAATCCAATCATGTCTTTAAAAAAACGACTAAACAAGCCCGAATCCATTACCATTGGGTACGCCCTTTTGGGAATTGTGTGGATTTGGGGAAGTGATCTTGTCACTAACGCACTTTTTTCGGATGACATCAATCAGCTTGCTGTTTTTCAACTGTTCAAAGGGATTTTTTATGTCTTAATCACCTCCTACCTGTTATACTACCTGATCAAGCGACTATATGATCAAGTCAACGAGCGGAATAGAGAATTGGAAATTCTATTCACCAATCCCGATTTGGGCATCTTCAAACTAAACGAAACTGGACAGTTTACTGAGGTAAGTCCCAATATCCAAAAGATCACAGGGTTTAACCAAAAAGAGTTACTGGGTAAATCATTTTTGGACTTTACTCCTGAAAACCAACAAAAATCTCTTCTGGACCAGATAAATTCTATTTCTCAAAATTCTCCGGAGAAGGGGTTTATGTTGAGGTATCAGTTTTTGAGTAAAGATCAAAAACTTATCCATCTCAACATATTTGGTATCCAACTATTGGACACGAAAAAAGAGAAAATCGCCTACATTGCCACTTTTCAAAACACCACGCCATTAATCCATTCCTTGGAGACCCTGAGTAAGAAAAATCAACAACTTCAAGAACTTGCCTACGACCAATCACATCTCGTCAGAGCTCCCTTGGCGAGAATCTTAGCCATCACAAGTTTATTTGAAGACGAAAGCCTTATTTCTGAGTCCGATCAGAAGGCTCTGATTCGAAAACTGGAAATTTCGGCACAAGATCTTGACAATCAAATACGGAAGCTTTCAAAAAAAATGGTGGAGTAAGGGTAATCAAATTGCCTACGACCTATTTTCCTACTTCGATTACAAAGCGAACATATCTCGTCATGGGATGAACTCCTTGGTCTTTTGCATCAGCAATCACATGAAGTTGACCCGAACCTGCAGGGTCTAAATCAACCCGAACTTGATTTCCTTCGGCTTCTAATTTGGCCTTTCCCGAATAAGTCCCGACTTCCTGATAAATCCAAAAGTCAAGGTTAACCTGATCCCCGTCCGGATCTTGGACCTTTACTTCCAAGGTTAACTTTTCGCCAGCTTGGGCTGAAATTCGAGTTGAACCTACCGCCTGCACCATCGGAGGGTGATTCGCTTCTGCAAAATCCTTCACACACCAATCTGCCCTAGCTGCAAAATCCTGTTGGATAGCCTCCACCCAGCGAATCTGAGGATAAGTTGCATCCAAGGTGTCCGTAAACGGATTAAAATCTAAAACCCCTGCCCCATCTTCCCATCGGTTGGGTTGGTCGAGTGACTGAACTAATCGGCCTCCCCATCCTCCCCACTCAGGATGATCCAAGTTATCCAAGCCAACATTAATCAAATGAAGGTAAGCTGGAGAATCTCCTTCCGATATAAAATCATAAACTCCAAAAGACCCCCATTGAGCATTGACCAATCGGCTTGAGTCTCCGTGAATGTGCTCATCATCTCCAGCTTGCTTTTGTCCGTCACCATAGCTGTAATACTGCTTGAGTAAGGGCCCGTGGTTGTTGATGATTTCTTCACCCATAAATTTCCCCTCGAGCAAGTAATGTTGAAATTCAGGTACAGCTTGTTTCCAAGGATAAGCCAAACACCAGAATTGGCTCGAATTGTAATAAATCTTCAAATCTGGCCAGTTGGGAGCGATGTATTTGCGGTAA
Above is a window of Algoriphagus sanaruensis DNA encoding:
- a CDS encoding YdeI/OmpD-associated family protein, with translation MNPQVDRFLLEGCMRCPKGATPACKVHRWTAILEKLRQFLLETDLVEDRKWGMPTYTLNGKNVIMLGVFNESCVLSFLKGILIEDPEGLLEFPGPSSQQAKVLRFTGIEQVDPWEKSIQNFIQQAIDIEKKGKKVDTPRQTGLEIPEELTQKFEEQEGLEKAFFALTPGRQRGYLLHFTGAKQSATRLSRIEKLIPKILEGKGMLD
- a CDS encoding HopJ type III effector protein, which gives rise to MSLLDKIQNHPETISFQEVIAHIDAEYDFTPTRFTNGNTVNEAGQNNGSCKIFSFAQLQGLNPSQTLALFGDYYRVDVLQNPEGTDHQNIRNFMEFGWDGIQFDGQALRSKNQ
- a CDS encoding PAS domain-containing protein gives rise to the protein MSLKKRLNKPESITIGYALLGIVWIWGSDLVTNALFSDDINQLAVFQLFKGIFYVLITSYLLYYLIKRLYDQVNERNRELEILFTNPDLGIFKLNETGQFTEVSPNIQKITGFNQKELLGKSFLDFTPENQQKSLLDQINSISQNSPEKGFMLRYQFLSKDQKLIHLNIFGIQLLDTKKEKIAYIATFQNTTPLIHSLETLSKKNQQLQELAYDQSHLVRAPLARILAITSLFEDESLISESDQKALIRKLEISAQDLDNQIRKLSKKMVE
- a CDS encoding DUF2975 domain-containing protein translates to MKTLTEQWKEKWVNQPSLMLITVVIWSIFIGLCIQAGALLFTFIYSWFNPIVAQNLFDGLNLYSLKEANPWYYGGVISMVLFIIGLKAYLFYQIIRIFLKINLVHPFSQEVSKLISTVSYTAFQIGIGIIFASACFKWLAKKGYELDQVYSLMGGAYEFLLMAAILVAVSQIFKRGVEIQEESELTV
- a CDS encoding DUF1593 domain-containing protein — translated: MKFPFSLLAIFLLFSCQPNTQAPEATSNSTKPRTIVTTDGEIDDVDSFIRMLLYANEFRIEGLIYSSSMWHYKGDGKGTLFTSEMEMTKNLYGAKTDLRWPGVEWMNPLLDAYEEVYPKLSQHAEGFPTAAYLKSVIRVGNIDFEGEMEMDTEGSDFIKAKLLDDNMEPIYLQVWGGTNTIARALKSIEDQYKGKPEWKSIYKKVIDKAIIYAILDQDATYRKYIAPNWPDLKIYYNSSQFWCLAYPWKQAVPEFQHYLLEGKFMGEEIINNHGPLLKQYYSYGDGQKQAGDDEHIHGDSSRLVNAQWGSFGVYDFISEGDSPAYLHLINVGLDNLDHPEWGGWGGRLVQSLDQPNRWEDGAGVLDFNPFTDTLDATYPQIRWVEAIQQDFAARADWCVKDFAEANHPPMVQAVGSTRISAQAGEKLTLEVKVQDPDGDQVNLDFWIYQEVGTYSGKAKLEAEGNQVRVDLDPAGSGQLHVIADAKDQGVHPMTRYVRFVIEVGK
- a CDS encoding SDR family NAD(P)-dependent oxidoreductase, with the translated sequence MAKIFITGSSDGLGKLAAEKLIATGHQVVLHARNSERADLLKSQFTSSYPILIADLSNLEETKKLALEANDLGRFDAVTHNAGVLHADSKTIFQVNVLAPFVLTALMEKPDRLIYLSSSMHFGGKEFSDIGQVEKTTYSDSKLMITALTAAFARLFPEIKCNSVDPGWVPTKMGGKNAPDDLQKGVETQIWLATSEEKEAKVSGKYFRHQQVKSPHPAVEDTAYQTWLIRWCEELSGVSLI
- a CDS encoding DUF2975 domain-containing protein: MSPKTDLVIKFLHVISWIIFIALCYQTGALIFNYAFMQFRVFPPENQYLILDLTELFTQNELYFGILFGLAIGVNGLKAYTFYLITLIFQYLNLHKPFSQEISRLISKISYYIFAAGILGAIAQGVSDELAKQGFPVTNANQQWNDYSAFLMMAAVVFVIAQIFKKGLELQSENDLTI
- a CDS encoding helix-turn-helix domain-containing protein, which produces MPIIVNLDVMMARRKMSLNELSEKVDLTLSNLSILKTGKAKAIRFSTLEAICKVLDCQPGDILEFREE